The following is a genomic window from Miscanthus floridulus cultivar M001 chromosome 14, ASM1932011v1, whole genome shotgun sequence.
CCCCGAGGCAAGTACTAGATTTATCAAATTGCTTTCTTCATTTTCTGTTGCCAATTGTGACTAATTACGACATGACTTTGCAGGGTTTTTTCGGGTTGTATCAAGGTGCTAGCAATCACGAGGAGCTGCATAATTTGATGAAAGCAACTGTCATGATCCGTAGGTTGAAGAAAGATGTCCTTTCACAGTTGCCTGTTAAACGTAGACAACAGGTAGCCTTGTGGGGTTTTTTTATAATCAACATAAGAAATATACATTAATTTTATTCTGTAAATTAGAAACATTCGATCAGTTCAAATCTGAGAATCTGTCTGTagtaaatttgaattttgtttaaatcaacagttaaaggTTCCTTTGATCACTAGCATAGACCTTTTGAATCAGTGCCTCATTCGTAATTGTTTTCTGAACCTTTCTATGTTGGCTATATGCTTGTTTCTTTGCAATGCTTAAACTGTAACATTGAGAAGATCTGTTGATTCTTTTTGACGATCTTGCACAGTGAGTCAGTAAGATAACCTTTAGGATGTAGCTTTTATGTGAGCTTAGTTCCTGTTATACTGATATTTTTCTTGACTACACACAGATCTATGCTTAATCATTTAATTTTCGTCAACCTTTCAGGTCTTTCTAGATTTAAGTGAGAAAGATGTGAAAAATGTCCGCGCTCTGTTTATTGAGGTATTATCCATTTTATTCTTTGCCTGCAAATCATATATTGTAGAATATGAGAACACAACCAGTTTTAGGTAGCTAAACCTATCTGCATTTCATATAACCACATTATATGGTATCGTATGTAATTGTTTGCACCAGTGAAGAACTTTCACATGGCGTACTGGTTTAATCAGCAGTGAGTTATATGACTGTAATTTAACTAATCAAAAGGTACAAATTGTGAAAGCTAACTAGTTATTTGTTCTCACATTGTTCTAGAAAGTAAAGTTATTGTTGGAATTTTTTCCTTTGCAAGTTGCTATGGTGCTTTTGAAAAGTCTAATCttcattttttttatataaactcAAACAGAGGGAAAGTATGTATTGCACTTAGTTTTCTTGCTGTACCTCTGCATGAATGCATCAGCACAACCATTGAAGTTACAATTTTACTTTAAATAATTCTGAAATGGTGTGCATTTTGTTAGTTGGAGACTTTGAAGATCAAAATTGACTCCTCTGACTCCAAAGAGATGATCGACTCTCTCAGATTTGCTTACCAGAATATTGTCAATAAGGTAATCTGAAAGTGCACCCCTTTATGATCCTATATACACTTGGTTGGTattattttctaagtattttaCTTTCTTAGTTACTAACTTACTATAAACCAAGACATGTAACTCTGCTAAAGCTGAAGTGTATTCTTACCATTTTTGAGGTACCCTTATCTTGGCATGTGTAGTGACTTTTAGTTATAAAAGTTATAAATTCTGCATCTTTCCAGTTCAAGGTTCTGTTGGCTTGTGGCATGTAACTGAATTAGCCAATTTAGTAACTCCAAATTGTAGTTCTAAAATCTTTGGAGAGGTTATTTGTTCATTGGAATATCCATGTCAATTTTGTCGTCTTTCTTTTCCGCTCTTCTATGTGGTATTGTGGTGAAGCTCAACATTGAAATCAGGAGCATATTCCTTTCTATATTAACATATTAACATCATATTCAACTTTTATTATTTGCACTTGGTTTGAATATTGATTCATGTTATTCATTTTTCTGTCATTTAGCTTGGGCAGCAACAAGGTTAGGAGATCCCAGCAGAGctgcttgcaccaccaccaccatatcgTCGAGAGTttactccggtgagtatgagtacggatgttttactttctttgctcatgcttagtgtcaaacctagtgatggccttcgtgccggatttgttgatgtcgtgccgacgtttttcttgcaggttttggaaacctccccatgcaggggaggtgctgccgaaattttcaacttttctttacacTCCTTATATTTTTATCTTAatcactcacgtgcaatctcctctcttttttgcagcatcaatcgggggcggcgtcgaaccatgtcgaagggtcgccggcatcgcacgtcgggccatccccacctggaccgtcgccgggatcgcacgctGGGGCGTCCCACCCCTCACAGTCGCCGTGAGCCGCCTTCGAAGTCGTTTTTtgtattgaacttgtgaacttggaatagtgtgtacttttgaacgtgtggtttgtaatatattgtggatttcggacaaatttggtcgtttgtgatatataaatgtggtttgtgatATATTGGTGTTGATTtatggtttgtgatatatatatatatatgctttgttgtttacatggaaaagcaaaaaacaaaaaaaaaagaattttagaggtggcttccccgagtgcctgtgctgtggcactcggggaagagggatttaaaaaaaacaaatttcttccccgagtgcctgaactgcagcactcggcaaagagtattaaaaaaaattcaaaaatctttcccgagtgttgcactcggggaagaaaatcaaaaaaagaaaaaagaatacgACGTCGGCCGACGGCCAACGGCGTcaagtcttccccgagtgccagcacggcactcggcaaagccttccccgagtgcacgatttttgacactcggggaAGGCAACTTTCCCGTGAGAGGATTAGCCGGaggctcttccccgagtgttgcgctcggggaaggcttccccgagtgcaactggcaCTCAGGGAATCCAGCAATTCCTGTAGTGAGAATATGCATATCGAAGTTACCTAGCGCAAGCCGACGATTTGGAGCATGGATATTAAAAAATTCTAAGGGTATAATAACATTGTTTTTTTATGTACGCCTAAAACCTGGGGTATTATAAATGTTCTTTTTAGGTACACCTGAAACCTAGTTTTTGTATGTACAATTATGACAGGTGAAACAGCATGTAGCCTAGGGTTTGTATGCGTGCATTCATACAGATGAGTGTGTATGTGTCTTAAGCGTTTGCGTTGTACCGTAATTTCAAAAAAAACAATAGTTATAATAGCATATAATATAATTGTTCTAATAAATAGAAGATATAACACGTCACTGAGCATTACTGCCACTAGTACAGAAATGGTGTTTGTCGATGCTAAAGATTTTTTTCACGGGAAGGCTCATAAAAAGCAAGCGCCAATAAAAATAGAATCATGGGCCCATGGCTATGAACAGTAGGTGGAGATACATCTCTACTAGTGGTTTGTTTAAGGTTACCGTCAGTAGAAATTCTCTATTTACACTGGCCACAGGTTTAAGACAATCGTCAATGTAAATTGGATTTACACGCTATTACACAAATAATTTTGCGAGGCACTGCCCAAACATTAACTGAGGCagtcacaaaatccaaccgcctcgTAAAATATTTAAGGATTTACGGAGACAGACGTttttatttacggaggcggtcacaGTTCACCGTCTCGCAAAATGAATTTACCGAGGCAGACATTTTATTTATAGAGGCGGTCAGAAatgtccgcctcggtaaatcgatttacctaAGTGGTCAACAAtatccgcctcggttaatcgatttacggaggcgaTCAAAAATGTCCGCCTTAGTAAATTAATTTACGGAGGCACGGATGTGTTAAGATGTCCGCCTCCATAAATAGTTATATCAAAatataatttataattttttcatatgaactcagataaagacaaactttatatcaaaattatagctctcgacggatctacaactttgtagttgaattttttttaattgaaattatttagggtcccaaaatattgttgtaagttcacatattttcaaatttgaaatttaaaattataaGACAATCTCgaatgttgacatggtctatagGAAAGTTATAGTTCCCAatacgatctacaactttgtagttgaaattttttTAATTTGACGTCATTTAGTGTCCCAAATATGTGTTCTAAGTTTATAGATTTTGGTAATCAAAATTTAGAATTCCTCAATAGTCTCGAATGTTTACATAgttaatatcaaagttgtagtggcAGATCTGAGCTACATGTTTGATGGtgacaagttttttatttgaagtcggtTAGAatctcaaatatttgttttaaattcaTATATTTTGAGATTCAATTTTTTGAATATTTCAAACAATCTCGGATGGAGATAAATCCTATAccgaagttgtagtacttgacaaatttgagttcatttagtagccAAAATATCCAATATAAGATTACGAAATATTTATGTAAAAAGATAGCATATTATTTATGATAAAAAATGagtgtgtggtgtagtggtagagagaTGTTGCTATTGAATAGTAGGTCGTGGGTTTGACTCCCCAAAGTTGCAAGTTTCTTGATTTTTTGGgtttttttggaaaacattaatggaggcgggcatgtTAAGGCATCCGCCTCGGTTAATGGGACTAACGAACCTTTAGACGGAAGCAGACGctttgcccgcctccgttaacccAAAACGACCGCCTCAAAAAagtttttctgtagtagtgacacTAGCGGATGTTATCAGTGTAAATATGTTTACGCTGGCGGTTTTCTTAACGTGCCGCTAGTACTAATAATTTGAAATAACTTTTGTGAGTTtatcaaatgacctcggatggagaaatggtcTAAACTGAAGTTTTAGTAGTAAAAAAGATATGCAAGTTTGTACTTGactattttttatttaaaatctttTAGGGCCTGAAAATTCTATTTTAGGATTAatgatttaaaatttaaaattttatattttttttcaaatgatCTCTGATGGAGAAATGAACTAAACCAAAGTTATAGTACTCcaagagatctaaaactttctagttaattttttttcatttgaatgaGTTTAAGATCTCATATGCATTACAACAATATTTATTAAATTGAATACAAAAGGAATACATCAGCCACTTAGTCACAAGTGACTTTGACTTGTGATTTGCGGCCACGGTGGTTGGTTGGCGGGCCTCTCCCAAAtaaaaaaatgctattttttgCTCGACTTATAAATTCTAAAAAACCATTTACACTAGCAGGTTGTGTAAGCATATCACCAGTTTAAATTATTTACATGGATAGTTCTAAACTGACGCGAATGTAACATCACCATTTTCATTGGTCTTTCACACTGACGATTTACAAAAATGCTAATGAAAATTCTGAAGTTGATGCTAGTACAAATGTTGTGTGCACAAGTGTATATATCCTATATTCATATAGATCTGATGCTAACTTAAAAGTATTACTCTTGGAAAAATATTGGTATATATATAGTTATTTTGCAAAAATAATGTGTATTCAATTGAAAAAAAATCAATTTAAGTCAAATGTAAGTAACTATTTCAACAACAAATGTAACTATTTCAAAATAAAACTACAAGTAACTATTGCAAAAATATCCTATATATATACAGTTATTTTACAAATCAAATTCTAAGTAAGTATTTCAAATACAAATGTAATAAACATCAACTTTATGTCAAAAAATTATGTGTAGCAAAATAAGAGAGTGCCAAAAACTTGTCCTgccgaaaaaaaaaatcatattgcGATTTTAGACAGAGCAAATAGACAATTAATTTGATAGATGCCACCAACATGGTGACTTGACATTTTTTAAAACGAGTTTAACCCCTGCTTTTAAGAAAGCAAATGTGATACAAATCATCTGCTGGGGTTGCCAGCTACAAGACATGACATAATCAGAGGACCAAAACATCTAGCACTCGAAGCTTACTGATAACAGAAGACACAAGAGCTAAAGCTCGCAGACATCAGTAGAGACTAAGACGCTAGGAGTAAACGCTTTCAGGCATCCTAGGAAAGACTCCTTCACTTGCAGCACACGGCGTCTGTCCTCCTCCTTAAGAAGAATGCTCCATTTCTGCATCAACAAGACTGCGACATAGATGACATCAGTAGGGGTCTTAGGGAGGCTTTTCTCTATCGCCATCTTATTCCTGGACGTCCAGAGAGTAACACTcaaaaatttgctccttttgaagTAGATGTAAAATGAggtaattttgtatttttgtgctcataaaacataggaaataatttttttcattaaaattaaaattcatcataaggtagtaacatgtttgagcatacatgccattgcatttgatttatttggttgggtggttttgattgaaaattcaaaatggtttaaatttcttttgcaaatgaaattaaaaatggcttagaaataaaagaaaagaaaatttaaaaataaaagagtttaaaaagttataaaatttatttttgaaaacctaACAATGGTCCTTCTCCTATTTtgaattgaaaaaaaaattgGAAATAATATTTGAGTTTGCATAggttcatatttgaattggatttgaaataagaaaagaaaagaaatagaaaaggaaaaagaaaacctctctctctcttgctctctatTTGGCCCCACCGGCCTGCTCTCTGGTCCGGCCTGCTGCTAGCTTCCACTCCCCACCGGCCCTGCTTCCTTGGGCCGACGGCCTGCTAGGcctgctccctccctctctcagtTTTCTCCCGCTCGGCCTAGCCGAGGCCCATAGCTGCTTGGCACCCGCACAGGCCGCGCCGCACCGCGTCTCCTCTCCCCATCACGCAGTCACTGCCATCATGGGCCCATGCGTCAGCCGCGTCTTCCACCTCCGGACGTGTCCTGCTcggactccaccgccaccgccgctgaGAGTCCGAGGCTGCCCTGCGTCATTGCCTTGCGCGCCACGCTGCTTCCGCTTCTATAAATCTGATCCCTGTGCCCGCCGCCTCCTACCGTGCCCTATTGCAAGCTGCTGCCTCGCTTTCGAGTCACACCGCCACCGTCAAATCTTTGCCGCCGACGAGCCGCCCATCTCGCTAAGCACAGCGCCGCCTTCACTTGCTCCGCGCCGCCAAAATTCCCCTTGGTAAGTTCGTCTCACCGCTCTCTCTCTTCTAGTGTTTTCCCGTCGAAAACCCTCTAAGGCCGTTTTCTTGTTTTGCCGACGAGctccgtcgccggccatggcttcCACCGCGCTGGCCTTACTGTTCCGACCAGTCGCGCCCCTCCTTCCTTCCCTCCTCTAATCCCCGCCGTCCACTCTCGATCCGATGGTCCAGACCAACCGGTACCCCTTCGCTGTGAAATTTGCAAAAAAAACCCTTATAATTAATTGGATCTTAACCCACggtccaaagcgcaatcacatattacgttttcttctttggaaagcgtagtttcttcggtttagattcaaaatacattttcacttatttacagttttgccactaatcttgttttagccataaaatctccgttttaactccgatttgacccgttcaacttgcgttaggttcgtaatttcataatctacatgttcatactactgttagatatgttttcaacttttaaaatttgaggttagatttaatctattattttattaaaggaaatcttgtttaattcatatcttctacgttttagctctgatttgacctgttcaagttgcgttagattcatagcgacgagatctacgcattagtaacattgtttaccatattactatttgtgaaatttcatggtttaaattctaacttgagtaataattatgcaattgggttttataaataaaatatgatttgttttactttagttttataattcaaatctaaatttgacttaattcaatttatataagtttttatatagttaaaacacatgaagcttatagttttatattttctcttatgagtagatcttttggtagccgtttctttcaaatcgtagctctgattagagtgtttttcacgactgtgtgttcgtagcgatgcgtagaatcgtgtttcaaactcttttacttatttttctatgattggtatactattctaatttagacctattgtttgcttcgtgtatgattgcatggatgtttgtgtggtgctttatgatcatgtccagtcggtgagatatacgtggtgaatcaagaagcagatctttgaagatttggattggAAGAAGAATCtaattttaaggcaagtatagcatgggaccatccttgttacctattcacctttaatcacttaattcatattgcatgtgtctaccttgttgccaataaggatatcctagatatttgatatcttgtaccttgatacctacggggtattgcattgggtagtatgatgctagtgctcaactaaagccatgatcttgtaacttgactaatggtatatgcaataaacattaaaagatgctttttagcaacatggaacaagggggctagagcattgggctgtttttatggtgctatagattcctctccttaaggacttatctgtaagtgatcatccggaacttacagtacagctgtgagggctatatggcactggctttagctcagtatgaggacattttctagcttgttagtggttacctttatggcgcaagaggggctccgatttgtatgatctcggcctaccaagagggtgcactttggtttctttgtattttgttagtcactccttggaggggggttcatgcctattgatggggaaaccttagcagccctaacttgttagatgaacctttgaaaggcttcatagtgacccttgccaaccttccttggtagttagtcaagaggctcgcgacctcgggcgaaaggataaatcacgactcatagtgaaagtgtacaacctctgtagagtgtaaaactggtatattagtcgtgctcacggtcacgagcggccttggaacccttacggaatagatgatcattaatggttaatgatgataaacactgatgatactgatgataaagatgctcactaatgattactgtttatgctattcattattcatgtttacctgatcttgtgtttatgggcttgtgaaaaACTTgctgccacccaattgctaaaagatgactcaataaaagctaattgtagttaaaccagtgttagccttttgagcctcatgaaccccatgttatatttgttgagtacgacatgtacttacgcttgctttatttttcacatatttggataaaaatcccggatgggtaccagattgctagagtttggaggaattaagcttgtgatcaaccagtcagttgtccctgtggattggagtcttcgcttgaagatcggagttatctttccactgtctatactttgaggttatattctctatactaatatgctatgtattttagcattgtctattgatattacccttatttatagctatatgtgagatttgacttcctgggctcacatatggtgcgtatttggttttgttcttaaaaccgggtgctacaaagagCCCATGCAAAACCTGCGAAAATGAACATGAGCAATTGAGAAGGCAATGGCCCCTTGCCTTGCAACCAGTTACTGGAGAAATCCATCAAGGATCTAGGCACTCCCCTTTATTGCCACATCTCACTAATGACACTCTAGATGAACTTAGCTAGATGGCACTCGAAAAAATATGATTCACAGATTCTAGACAACCACAAATGCAACAAGTACCTGGACCTTTCCAACCTCTTATGATCAGATTTTGACCTACTATTGATAGAAACTATAGGATCAACTAGgcatagatctagcgggtacaacTTAACTAGAACATGATGAACAAACCCTAGAACATGAACTACGAGATCTAGAtggagaagaagggagaggggCAGTGGTCTCTGAGCGTCAGAGGGTTTGGTGGAGCTACTGAAGCCGTCCATCATGTCGGTGATGTTGCCGGAGGGCGTCGGGTGATGTAGCATCGTAGGTGCGGTCTAGTGGCGGCGGCGTACCTCGTCGTGGTGCTTCCCATCACCGGCTACGCACCCTCTCTAGATCAGTGTTAGGGTTTCATCGGTGGGAACTGTAGCTCGGTCAACCTCATGAAGAGAGCCGCTagcccccacctctctttatagcgcagtgtgacgggggcccaccaaccatgtagggttgggcacccccgatcagggtgcgaggtcaaggcccaactcgACCGTTGGGCCGAGCTGGTGAGATCAccactaacaatctcccccttgatctcatcttaTTACTTAAACTCAACTTATTTTATCTTTTCCCATTCTATCACAAATTAGTGCATATAGTGtgcctcatcatcacggtcagttgccattagattaaacagctacaatgcacctctctattttgaaatagattctcaactaggcccatattgtccaggaatcatagacttttccttaaacccatgccggctaagtgttctctgaacacgctgggtggtaagccttttgtaagcggatctgtgagcatcttttttgttcttatatgctcaagactaattatatgatccc
Proteins encoded in this region:
- the LOC136503799 gene encoding uncharacterized protein; this translates as MTCCPAEVLDWDWELSWLASLGLCAHVLDWDCALRTVCWTGTGSSAALLLASLGLCAHVVGDETSCVQKGILGFFGLYQGASNHEELHNLMKATVMIRRLKKDVLSQLPVKRRQQVFLDLSEKDVKNVRALFIELETLKIKIDSSDSKEMIDSLRFAYQNIVNKHQSGAASNHVEGSPASHVGPSPPGPSPGSHAGASHPSQSP